From Corynebacterium frankenforstense DSM 45800, the proteins below share one genomic window:
- a CDS encoding penicillin-binding transpeptidase domain-containing protein: MRRLLAFLLTAALAAAGLVACTPKPPSAEPVAADFLAALAEADLDTVAGLVDAPDEARAATEQTWSGLQAEGLDAELTGLDTPESTDAATATAHARLTWHLPRGRDFAYDTDVHLQREERDWTVHWQPTVLHPRLGAHQHLELRPVVAEKASVVSSDGVALLTPGVRHRLLVDGSKTDTPGRLAREVTEALHAADVDAGGDPAELEKNLRETDGPYSVAMLDDAAADAVAGRFAGDAAVTLNDEAAMVTPEPGFAPDILSRVRATVGDELDGANGWRVAVVNPEGNELDDVEHHDARLAPAVRVSIDHSVQLAAQRALEAHAEQKAVIVAVRPSNGDILAVAQTPEADKDGDIALTGQYPPGSVFKMITATAGVADEGLTPDSTVPCPGTMDIYGRTVTNYNASGVGDTSLETAFARSCNTTFADISTKLEPGRLEHTAKQFGLGLSYDIPGLETVTGTVPFGETPLDRTESGYGQGLDLASPFGLAMAAATAAAGRTPTPQLVAGRETTVDERIDPPDPEAIAALQRMMRTVVTNGTAAGMSAGGEIHGKTGEAEVNDGSHAWFAGYRDDIAFATLVVYGGGSETSVAITDEFFRHLDGDAQSEEIGAAPGEATEP; this comes from the coding sequence GTGCGCAGGCTGCTGGCGTTTCTCCTCACCGCGGCCCTCGCCGCCGCGGGCCTGGTCGCCTGCACCCCGAAGCCGCCGTCGGCCGAACCGGTCGCGGCGGACTTCCTGGCGGCGCTGGCCGAGGCCGACCTCGACACGGTGGCAGGCCTCGTCGACGCGCCCGACGAGGCCCGGGCCGCGACCGAGCAGACCTGGTCGGGGCTGCAGGCCGAGGGGCTCGACGCCGAGCTGACCGGGCTGGACACGCCCGAGTCGACCGACGCGGCCACCGCGACCGCGCACGCCCGCCTGACCTGGCACCTGCCGCGCGGGCGCGACTTCGCCTACGACACGGACGTGCACCTGCAGCGCGAGGAGCGCGACTGGACCGTGCACTGGCAGCCGACCGTGCTGCACCCGCGCCTGGGCGCCCACCAGCACCTCGAGCTGCGCCCGGTCGTCGCCGAGAAGGCGAGCGTCGTCAGTTCCGACGGCGTCGCCCTGCTCACCCCCGGCGTGCGCCACCGCCTGCTCGTCGACGGCTCGAAGACCGACACCCCCGGCAGGCTGGCCCGGGAGGTCACCGAGGCCCTGCACGCCGCCGACGTCGACGCCGGCGGCGACCCGGCCGAGCTGGAGAAGAACCTGCGCGAGACCGACGGGCCCTACTCGGTGGCGATGCTCGACGACGCCGCCGCCGACGCCGTCGCCGGGCGCTTCGCCGGCGACGCCGCGGTCACCCTCAACGACGAGGCCGCGATGGTCACCCCGGAGCCGGGCTTCGCCCCGGACATCCTCTCGCGCGTGCGCGCCACCGTCGGCGACGAGCTCGACGGCGCGAACGGCTGGCGGGTTGCCGTGGTCAACCCCGAGGGCAACGAGCTTGACGACGTCGAGCACCACGACGCCCGGCTGGCACCCGCGGTGCGCGTGAGCATCGACCACTCCGTCCAGCTGGCCGCCCAGCGTGCGCTGGAGGCGCACGCGGAGCAGAAGGCCGTGATCGTGGCCGTGCGGCCCTCCAACGGCGACATCCTCGCCGTGGCCCAGACCCCGGAGGCCGACAAGGACGGCGACATCGCCCTGACCGGGCAGTACCCGCCCGGCTCGGTGTTCAAGATGATCACCGCCACCGCCGGTGTCGCCGACGAGGGGCTGACTCCCGACTCGACGGTCCCGTGCCCGGGCACGATGGACATCTACGGGCGCACCGTGACCAACTACAACGCCTCCGGTGTGGGCGACACCTCGCTGGAGACCGCCTTCGCCCGTTCCTGCAACACCACCTTCGCCGACATCTCGACCAAGCTGGAGCCCGGCCGGCTCGAGCACACCGCCAAGCAGTTCGGCCTGGGACTCAGCTACGACATCCCCGGCCTGGAGACGGTCACCGGCACAGTGCCCTTCGGCGAGACCCCGCTGGACCGCACCGAGTCCGGTTACGGCCAGGGCCTCGACCTGGCCAGCCCCTTCGGCCTGGCCATGGCCGCGGCCACCGCGGCCGCCGGGCGCACCCCCACCCCGCAGCTGGTCGCCGGGCGCGAGACCACGGTCGACGAGCGGATCGATCCGCCGGACCCGGAGGCGATCGCGGCGCTGCAGCGCATGATGCGCACCGTGGTCACCAACGGCACGGCCGCCGGCATGAGCGCCGGGGGAGAGATCCACGGCAAGACCGGTGAGGCCGAGGTCAACGACGGCTCGCACGCCTGGTTCGCCGGCTACCGCGACGACATCGCCTTCGCCACCCTCGTCGTCTACGGCGGCGGCTCGGAGACCTCGGTGGCCATCACCGACGAGTTCTTCCGGCACCTCGACGGCGACGCGCAGTCCGAGGAGATCGGCGCGGCACCCGGGGAGGCCACGGAGCCGTAG
- the ispG gene encoding flavodoxin-dependent (E)-4-hydroxy-3-methylbut-2-enyl-diphosphate synthase, with translation MSNTVGLGLPDAPPPTLAPRRKTRQLMVGDVGVGSDYPVSVQSMTTTRTHDVNATLQQIAQLTATGCDIVRVACPKTVDADALPAIAKKSPIPVIADIHFQPKYIFAAIDAGCAAVRVNPGNIREFDGRVKEVAKAAGDAGVPIRIGVNAGSLDKRLLEKYGKATPEALVESAIWEAGLFEEYGFGDIAISVKHNDPVVMVEAYRQLAAKTDYPLHLGVTEAGPAFQGTIKSSVAFGWLLGSGIGDTIRVSLSADPVEEIKVGDQILQSLNLRQRGLEIVSCPSCGRAQVDVYTLAEEVTAGMEGLDIPLRVAVMGCVVNGPGEARDADLGVASGNGKGQIFVKGEVIKTVPESKIVETLLEEAQRLAEDMDPDELAAAQNNGAGPSVRVTG, from the coding sequence GTGTCGAATACCGTCGGTCTCGGACTCCCCGACGCACCGCCGCCCACCCTGGCCCCGCGCCGCAAGACCCGCCAGCTCATGGTCGGTGACGTCGGCGTCGGCTCCGACTATCCGGTCTCCGTGCAGTCGATGACCACGACGCGCACCCACGACGTCAACGCGACGCTGCAGCAGATCGCCCAGCTGACGGCGACCGGCTGCGACATCGTGCGCGTCGCCTGCCCGAAGACGGTGGACGCCGACGCGCTGCCCGCGATCGCGAAGAAGTCGCCGATCCCGGTCATCGCGGACATCCACTTCCAGCCGAAGTACATCTTCGCCGCCATCGACGCCGGCTGCGCGGCCGTGCGCGTCAACCCGGGTAACATCCGCGAGTTCGACGGCCGCGTCAAGGAGGTCGCCAAGGCCGCCGGTGACGCCGGCGTGCCGATCCGCATCGGCGTCAACGCCGGTTCGCTGGACAAGCGCCTGCTGGAGAAGTACGGCAAGGCCACCCCGGAGGCGCTGGTCGAGTCCGCCATCTGGGAGGCCGGTCTCTTCGAGGAGTACGGCTTCGGCGACATCGCCATCTCCGTCAAGCACAACGACCCGGTCGTCATGGTCGAGGCCTACCGTCAGCTGGCCGCCAAGACCGACTACCCGCTGCACCTGGGCGTCACCGAGGCCGGCCCGGCCTTCCAGGGCACCATCAAGTCCTCCGTGGCCTTCGGCTGGCTGCTCGGCTCCGGCATCGGCGACACCATCCGTGTCTCCCTGTCCGCCGACCCGGTCGAGGAGATCAAGGTCGGCGACCAGATCCTGCAGTCGCTCAACCTGCGCCAGCGCGGCCTCGAGATCGTCTCCTGCCCGTCCTGCGGACGCGCCCAGGTGGACGTCTACACCCTGGCCGAGGAGGTCACCGCCGGCATGGAGGGCCTCGACATCCCGCTGCGCGTCGCCGTGATGGGCTGCGTGGTCAACGGCCCGGGCGAGGCCCGCGACGCCGACCTCGGCGTGGCCTCCGGCAACGGCAAGGGCCAGATCTTCGTCAAGGGCGAGGTCATCAAGACCGTGCCCGAGTCCAAGATCGTCGAGACCCTGCTCGAGGAGGCCCAGCGCCTCGCCGAGGACATGGACCCCGACGAGCTGGCCGCCGCCCAGAACAACGGCGCCGGCCCGTCCGTGCGCGTCACGGGGTAG
- a CDS encoding M50 family metallopeptidase: MVAYIAGVALFALGIAVTIALHEAGHLVAARSFGMRVRRYMIGFGPEVFSRKIGQTRYGVCALPLGGFCEIAGMTALDEVTEDEEPYAMRNQARWKRVVVLLGGILMNLLIGLTILYGVAVTSGIPNPYADRTAVVGEVLPDGTAAAADIEEGDRILAVDGEEIPDFLTLRETVREMPGGDAELTVERDGARRTVDVDVADAGGVGAVGLVGAPVPEAVKRFGPLEAVPATGAYTGELLQGTLTALGKLPAQIPGVVASIFGGERSQESPMSVVGASRVGGELVERSLWDVFWMMLASLNFFLALFNLIPLPPFDGGHVAVVIWEAVRDRVRALRGLPPAGPADYTRLLPLTYAVGAALLALGAVVIVADVVNPVRLFG, translated from the coding sequence GCCGGGGTGGCGCTGTTCGCCCTGGGCATCGCGGTCACCATCGCGCTGCACGAGGCGGGCCACCTGGTGGCGGCCCGCAGCTTCGGCATGCGCGTGCGCCGCTACATGATCGGCTTCGGCCCCGAGGTCTTCTCGAGGAAGATCGGGCAGACCCGCTACGGCGTGTGCGCGCTGCCGCTCGGCGGCTTCTGCGAGATCGCCGGCATGACGGCCCTCGACGAGGTCACCGAGGACGAGGAGCCCTACGCCATGCGCAACCAGGCCCGCTGGAAGCGGGTCGTGGTGCTGCTCGGCGGGATCCTGATGAACCTGCTGATCGGCCTCACCATCCTCTACGGGGTGGCCGTCACCAGCGGCATCCCCAACCCCTACGCCGACCGCACCGCCGTGGTCGGCGAGGTGCTGCCCGACGGCACCGCCGCGGCCGCCGACATCGAGGAAGGCGACCGGATCCTGGCCGTCGACGGCGAGGAGATCCCGGACTTCCTGACCCTGCGCGAGACGGTTCGTGAGATGCCCGGCGGCGACGCCGAGCTGACCGTCGAGCGCGACGGCGCCCGGCGCACGGTCGACGTCGACGTCGCCGACGCCGGGGGAGTGGGCGCGGTCGGCCTGGTCGGCGCCCCGGTGCCCGAGGCCGTCAAGCGCTTCGGGCCCCTGGAGGCCGTGCCCGCCACCGGCGCCTACACCGGCGAGCTGCTCCAGGGCACGCTGACCGCGCTGGGCAAGCTGCCCGCCCAGATCCCCGGGGTGGTCGCCAGCATCTTCGGCGGCGAGCGCTCCCAGGAGTCGCCGATGAGCGTCGTCGGCGCCTCGCGCGTGGGCGGCGAGCTGGTCGAGCGTTCCCTGTGGGACGTCTTCTGGATGATGCTGGCCTCGCTGAACTTCTTCCTGGCGCTGTTCAACCTCATCCCGCTGCCGCCCTTCGACGGCGGGCACGTCGCCGTCGTCATCTGGGAGGCCGTGCGCGACCGGGTGCGCGCCCTGCGCGGGCTGCCGCCGGCCGGCCCGGCCGACTACACCCGGCTGCTGCCGCTGACCTACGCCGTCGGCGCCGCGCTGCTGGCGCTCGGCGCGGTGGTCATCGTCGCCGACGTGGTCAACCCGGTGCGCCTCTTCGGCTGA
- the map gene encoding type I methionyl aminopeptidase yields the protein MTERAKLTEGKPTPIRTVPESIERPEYAWKDEVQENVGEPFVQTPETIEAMREASEIAANALAAAGAAVAPGVTTDEIDRVAHDYMCDHGAYPSTLGYRGFPKSCCVSLNEIVCHGIPDSTVIEDGDIVNIDVTAYKNGVHGDTNATFLSGDVSEEHKLLVERTREAMMRGIKVAKPGREINVIGRVIESYAKRFGYNVVTDFTGHGVGPTFHNGLVVLHYDSEAYRDVLEPGMTLTIEPMINLGDLAYDIWDNGWTVQNRDGKFTAQFEHTLVITEDGNEILTLPTETF from the coding sequence ATGACCGAACGTGCGAAGCTGACTGAAGGCAAGCCCACCCCCATCCGGACCGTCCCGGAGTCCATCGAGCGACCCGAGTACGCCTGGAAGGACGAGGTCCAGGAGAACGTGGGCGAGCCCTTCGTCCAGACCCCGGAGACCATCGAGGCGATGCGTGAGGCCTCGGAGATCGCCGCCAACGCGCTGGCCGCCGCCGGCGCGGCCGTCGCCCCGGGCGTGACCACCGACGAGATCGACCGCGTCGCCCACGACTACATGTGTGACCACGGCGCCTACCCGTCCACCCTGGGCTACCGCGGCTTCCCCAAGTCCTGCTGCGTCTCGCTCAACGAGATCGTCTGCCACGGCATCCCGGACTCGACCGTCATCGAGGACGGCGACATCGTCAACATCGACGTCACCGCCTACAAGAACGGCGTGCACGGCGACACCAACGCCACCTTCCTGTCCGGTGACGTCTCCGAGGAGCACAAGCTGCTCGTCGAGCGCACCAGGGAGGCCATGATGCGCGGCATCAAGGTCGCCAAGCCGGGCCGCGAGATCAACGTCATCGGCCGCGTCATCGAGAGCTACGCCAAGCGCTTCGGATACAACGTCGTCACCGACTTCACCGGCCACGGCGTCGGGCCGACCTTCCACAACGGCCTGGTGGTGCTGCACTACGACTCGGAGGCCTACCGCGACGTCCTCGAGCCGGGCATGACCCTGACCATCGAGCCGATGATCAACCTCGGCGACCTGGCCTACGACATCTGGGACAACGGCTGGACCGTGCAGAACCGCGACGGCAAGTTCACCGCCCAGTTCGAGCACACCCTGGTCATCACCGAGGACGGCAACGAGATCCTCACCCTGCCCACCGAGACCTTCTGA